From a region of the Gavia stellata isolate bGavSte3 chromosome 32, bGavSte3.hap2, whole genome shotgun sequence genome:
- the LOC104262556 gene encoding kelch-like protein 24: protein MEPAQEPEELGPQTEMIADTILEVGERLFKVSRRVLSVHSRYFEAMFFGGARESSEYHIVIRGIDAVPFQALLEFTRTAQVLIGQENVTSLLEAADFFQFDRVKLLCEKFLERELHVSNCLGLMTYSQQFAFIELYASAMNVALTHWEDVMYQEEFKALPKEMLMQLLKSDDLFVSREDVVFDSIMRWIMEDPATREEDFLDLVGKVRVTFLSLSFLDILVKRSKRPGETDTFSRLIKKLDSCPPPSWQNTELCPYAGRSYDTLYVLGGKHDKEQQELFLFQPKTGTWKACSPLQRRNLTQYAVAAVGSFLFVTGGYFRDEFVWYSVDWVLIYSCLDNSWLEGPAMKKSRNSHCAVGAGLYLYVLGGNTDEGIIPAVERMALMESEWESMSPMAQPVERGDAVSVGTRIYVVCGLDENGHVYDGVQRLNTETDSWDVISLSPLPRYDLCITSLNGALYTIGGEAFRFDVETDEWTQVDEECLTQKFFMGCSTVNGRIYLLGQRKGNSALPIVVVFDPYVDMCQVIDDKLPCPLPIHGCVSVRRFDTWA, encoded by the exons ATGGAGCCTGCACAAGAACCAGAGGAGCTGGGACCTCAAACAGAAATGATTGCAGACACAATTCTCGAGGTTGGAGAGAGACTCTTTAAGGTCAGCCGTAGGGTCCTTTCAGTACACAGTCGTTACTTTGAAGCcatgttttttgggggggcaaGAGAGAGCTCTGAATACCATATAGTGATCAGAGGGATTGATGCAGTGCCTTTTCAGGCACTACTTGAGTTCACTCGCACAGCCCAAGTGCTTATAGGTCAAGAAAATGTGACCAGCTTACTGGaagcagctgatttttttcagtttgacagGGTGAAATTGTTGTGTGAGAAATTTCTGGAGAGAGAGCTGCATGTTTCCAACTGCCTGGGCCTGATGACCTACTCGCAGCAATTTGCCTTTATAGAGCTGTATGCGTCTGCTATGAATGTGGCTCTCACTCACTGGGAGGATGTGATGTACCAGGAAGAATTTAAGGCACTACCCAAAGAAATGCTGATGCAGCTCCTAAAAAGCGATGACCTCTTTGTTTCACGAGAAGATGTGGTTTTTGACAGTATTATGAGGTGGATAATGGAGGATCCAGCAACGCGAGAGGAAGACTTTCTGGATTTGGTGGGCAAAGTGAGGGTCACTTTTCTGAGTTTGTCCTTCCTCGACATCTTGGTGAAACGCAGCAAGCGCCCTGGAGAGACAGATACCTTTTCCAGATTAATAAAGAAGTTAGACAGCTGTCCTCCACCCAGCTGGCAAAATACAGAACTGTGTCCTTATGCTGGTCGGAGCTATGACACCTTATATGTCCTGGGAGGAAAACATGACAAGGAACAGCAagaattatttctctttcaaccTAAAACAGGGACCTGGAAGGCTTGTTCTCCACTGCAGCGCAGGAACCTCACCCAATATGCAGTGGCAGCAGTAG GGAGCTTCCTTTTTGTGACAGGAGGATATTTCCGGGATGAGTTTGTGTGGTATAGTGTGGATTGGGTGCTTATCTACAGTTGCTTGGACAATAGCTGGCTGGAAGGGCCTGCCATGAAGAAGTCCCGCAATAGCCATTGTGCGGTAGGAGCAGGGCTCTACCTGTATGTACTTGGAGGAAACACAGATGAAGGGATAATCCCAGCAGTGGAGCGCATGGCTTTGATGGAGTCAGAGTGGGAAAGCATGAGTCCTATGGCTCaacctgtggagagaggagatGCGGTCAGTGTGGGAACCAGGATCTATGTGGTCTGTGGCCTGGATGAAAATGGACATGTATATGATGGAGTGCAAAGGCTGAACACAGAGACCGACAGCTGGGATGTCATCTCATTATCCCCGCTTCCAAG GTATGACCTCTGCATCACATCACTGAATGGTGCTCTGTACACCATAGGAGGGGAAGCTTTTCGATTTGATGTGGAGACAGATGAATGGACCCAGGTGGATGAGGAATGCTTGACACAGAAGTTCTTCATGGGTTGCAGCACTGTGAACGGACGGATTTATCTTCTTGGACAGAGGAAGGGGAATAGTGCCCTCCCCATTGTGGTCGTCTTTGATCCCTACGTTGATATGTGCCAGGTCATAGATGACAAACTCCCTTGCCCCCTTCCTATTCATGGGTGTGTCTCTGTGCGAAGATTTGATACATGGGCATGA